In Heteronotia binoei isolate CCM8104 ecotype False Entrance Well chromosome 21, APGP_CSIRO_Hbin_v1, whole genome shotgun sequence, the DNA window taaatgcattctaattccatccagaaattctcagtgtcagttagttgttgtaggccagccggaagaggactgttttacaggccctgcggaactgccctaggtcccgcagggccctcacctcttccggcagctggttccaccagtaaggcgccattaccgagaaggcccgatccctggtggatttcagacggacctcctttggcccggggattactagcagattttgtgagcccgatcgtagtactctctggggaacgtgtggggagagacggtccctaaggtaggcaggtcctaggccatatagggctttaaaggtaatgaccaacaccttgtaccggactcggaatgttattggcagccagtgcagaccccgaagccccgaccgaatgttaCATGTTTTTTGGACAGTAGCTGTGTCGTACATCGGATGGTTTTCTTACTGTACCATTGTATTGTTATCTGAGACATAGAAATTGTATTTAGTGgattatataattatttttcaCATGGGGCGAGTTGTTTTTCTTCAGCTTCTATACCTCTGTGGTCCCGATCTCTGCTGACGTCGTCATACGAGGAGTGTCTTGCGCAGCAGCGAGTTATTCATTTCATGCAGCAACTTGTTCCCCATAGGAATGCTGAACAAACATCATTGACTCCAATAAAAGCTGTAAGTGTTTAGATTTAAATAATTTGCCATTTATTTTCCTTTGGGAAAAGAAATAACACATTTTAACCATCTTTAGCACATTACATTTTAAAAGGCGGTAAAGGTTAATTGCTGAAAAATCACAAAAATAGGAAAGCTAGACAAATTTGGATAATTCCCACATGACACTGGAATTTGTGAACCAGGCTAAATCCTCAAGATCACCATGGCAGTCTTTGCTTGTTCCTCTGCATCCTTCACTACGGGTCAAGAAAAGAGTGACTTCAAAGGACTACATTCTCCCTCTGACTGGAGAATAAAATACTTCACTCACAAACCTAGAAAATTAGGCATGGGGGAGCTTCATTTAATTGTAGGGACCCGTGAAATCAAAGGCAGCTTTTATTAGCCTGCAGTTTTGTGACTTGGAAGTATTGTGGAAACCCAATAGGCAGAGTATTGTGATCACACTAGATAAACATAGAAATTGGCATTCGGCGCATAATTTGTTGCCTCTAGAACCTTCGAATTTCATTTTTCTAACATGGCATTTCCTCCTGCAAACCTAGAACCCTCATACTTGGAGAATATCTATATAGGTTCTGCTGAGGTGTCTCTTCTCCTTCCTGATACCGACCCTTCACTTGGTGTGGGCCGGAACAGTATCGAACAGGAAGCCTGTTACGTTGGCTGCTAGACAGCTGGCACGTAATATATAGAAGGAGCCTGCTCTGTTGGCaagggcctttttaaaaaaacacacatagGAATAATATTGCCCTTTATTAAAGAGTTATTGTAGGGATCCTTAAGTTACAGTCGCAAATGCTAAACACAAGTTGTAACATTCAGCAGGTCTTCCGGATCAACAACCTGCACAAAAATATGTGTTCGGTCTGCAAGTTCGTTAAAGGGGGATAGGGTAGTTTAAGAagagacttttctccctttccaacaatatgagaacttgtagacattcaatgaaattgctgagcagttgggttagaacggataaaaggaagcacttcttcacccaaaaggtgattaacacgtggaattcactgccacaggaggtggtggctgcaagtgtagacagtttcaagaggggattggataaacatacagagccatcagtggctattagccatagcttatcgttggaactctggggcagtgatgctctgtattggtgcttgtgggggagggggggcacagtggcagggcttctagtagttctggccccactgatggcgcctgggttttgtttttacggctactgtgtgacacagagtgttggactggatgggccattggcctgatccaacatggcttctcttatgttcttatgtgacacagagtgttggactggatgggccattggcctgatccaacatggcttctcttatgttcttatgtgacacagagtgttggactggatgggccattggcctgatccaacatggcttctcttatgttcttatgtgacacagagtgttggactggatgggccattggcctgatccaacatggcttctcttatgttcttatgtgacacagagtgttggactggatgggccattggcctgatccaacatggcttctcttatgttcttatgtgacacagagtgttggactggatgggccattggcctgatccaacatggcttctcttatgttcttatgtgacacagagtgttggactggaggggccattggcctgatccaacagggcttctcttatgttcttatgtgacacagagtgttggactggatgggccattggcctgatccaacatggcttctcttacgttcttatgtgactcagagtgttggactggatgggccattggcctgatccaacatggcttctcttatgttcttatgtgacacagagtgttggactggaggggccattggcctgatccaacagggcttctcttatgttcttatgtgacacagagtattggactggatgggccattggcctgatccaacatggcttctcttatgtgacacagagtgttggactggatgggccattggcctgatccaacagggcttctcttatgttcttatgtgacacagagtgttggactggaggggccattggcctgatccaacatggcttctcttatgtttttatgtgacacagagtgttggactggaggggccattggcctgatccaacatggcttctcttatgttcgtatgcaGGAAAGCATGTTCAAACTGTCATTCCCAAATATTCCGTCTGAATGCAGACAGGGCCAGCAGTAGGGTTGTGTCCTAGGCAAGGCCCCCCCACCACCCACTGCCTGCCCCATAGCTGACTTGCTAAGACACGTGATAGACTCCAGCTCTTGCCCAAGAGAGGAGTTGGGAGCAGAAAGTCCGCaggtctcagagcagcctgcctGCCTGGCACTCTCAGACAGGGACGGGCAAAGAGGgaagcagcaagggggaaaaaatccttcCCTCCCGCCAACCTTTTAATTCTCCCTTTCCAAATATCAGGTGCTGGGAGGCGTAGGGGGCATGTTAAGAGCAACTGCAGCCAAGAGCCGAATACCTAGCCCaagaaagggcagggcaaggCTGGAGTGGAGGCCAGTGACGGCCCCTCCTCCCCAGCTGCGAGCCCCTGGCTGCACATCCCCGTCAGGCCTGCCTCTGCTCCGTCTCTAATTCATTTCACACACAGCCAACCTCCCCCTTTCCAGCTGCACAAGACCTTGGGAGTAGGTGCAACCCGCCTGCTCAGAAGTAAGGCTTGGGTCTCCCCGGGGAGTGTGGTGGAGGGTGTCGTCATCCAGCAGCCGGCTCTGCCACCAGCCCACTGCTACAGAagaggatggggagggagagaggccaGCCCTGCCTGCCCGCCCCACTTGCTCACTCCTCCTGCAGGACAGCCCCTTCCCTGCCGCTGCAAGATGGCAAGCTGGAGGAGGGCGGCAGAGAGGCCAAGCATGGCAGCGGGGGGAAAGGAGCACTAGGGATGGTGGGGCacatgcagggagggggaggaagcacCTGCcacccctgtggccaggtggcaccctaggtggccacctacctggcGTGGGTAGCGCTGGCCCTGAATGTAGAGCGACACTTGGGCTGCTTGTGAGGAGGACCACACTTTCAAATGGCCACTTTGATTTTGTAGTAAGAGACTCATCAGTACGCGTGGTAGTCTCCCGGACTTCTTTTTCATTCACTCTAGGCACAATACTCTCCCTACTTGGTATGTGTGCCATTTAAATTGTGTCCAGCTCCATTTGCCAAAATGAGATCGCAGATGAACTAGAGAAAGGTTTACCACCGACAACAAACAGGACAGCCGAGAGCTCCCCAATATCCACACGGTCAGAGTTTAGACAGTTGAAGCCTGCCTCCTTCTCTGGAGCAGCAGGGGTAACTTGATCCTGTTCAGTGGAAAGATCGAGGTATGAGATTTTCTCTTTCTTGGATAAGAGACCTGCGGGCTGGTTTGCACTCAGTTCTGCATTGGAAATGGTCTGGAGTGAACAGAATCCTGGCTGTTTTGAAGGTTGGTGAAGGACGCTCATTTCTATTTCATTACCATCATCATTGTTGAATGCTCGGTATGCAGGCCCTGGCTGAAAGTACTCACACAAACAAGAATGCTGCTTTGAGATGGCTCGTAGCTTTGAGCAACGTTTTTCTTTCCGATGTGAACAGCAGTTCAGTGATACGCATGAAGCGTCGGCCATCTCCTGGAAACCGTATCCAAGGCCCAGGAGGCAGTGATAAGCTTTGCAGGAAGGATTCCCATCCTTCGGGCCGACTTTTTTTTCCCACATCTCAGAAGGAAAGTGGTACTTCCACAAGGTGCCGTTTGGCTTCATATTAGAAATTCCTCCGCCGAAGACAATCATGGAGTCTTGAAAGATTAAAGCAGAATGTCCCACCACTTTGGGAGGTCCCTGGCTGAAACACAGACGATGCAATAATATTCACACAGATGACACGGAAAGAAAATTTCTAAATGCACGTTTGATAAGTTCAGAGGAAGGACAATAATTAATAAATCGCTTTACTTTTCTCATCCCGTGTAGTTCTCTCCATGTTATATATCCAGATTAGCTCAATCTATGCAATGGAAAATCTCCACTGCACCCTAAAGCAGCTCCATCTTGTGCAATTATTACTATTATGGATCCCTGTGTATTGATTCAATCAGCACAAATTCTCCAGCTTTTCCTGTAATACCAGTAATTCTGAATTCATGTTGCACTAATCCAGATAACTGACTACATGCTTTCCAGAATGCTTTTAGGAGAAATTGgcactctctttttaaaagtataGTTTTGCATGTCTATTTATCTTTGTATCCACTAAAAAACAAGAGCTGGGATCAAAGACCGGGATGCTCACTATACTTTTCTGGCTATCCTTTTCTACAGCAACGCTTTCCAGCATCACACCTGACCTTCAAGAATGCCAtcaggtgcagaatgcagtatGGTGTAAGGGGATGCAAATAGGAAAGCGATGTGGGCATACATACACAGAAGTGCTTTCTGCTCATGTCCAAGTTTCCTTAGATCCTGGCCAACAATGATTAGAATGATGTGACAATGTACGCTTGACAGTACGTACACCTATCAAAAGTCCGGAATAGAACCTGACTTTCAAAGTAATAAGAATACAGCAAAGCCCAGCTACAACAGATCTAAGCATCTTGTTAATTTACTTCTGCAAATAGTATCGCTGTTAGGTAGGaaagagattccccccccccctctgccaaaTTGGCTGATAACCAGGGCTGCAGGTGAATTTCTCAGCTAAAAAGTTTACCTTCTTCTGATGCTACACCAGTTGGCAGCTATGAAATCCCACTTCCAGAAGTCGTTTTGCTCACTCAGTCCCATCAGCCCTCCGAACAAGTACATGCCACTGCTGTAAACCACAGCTGCATGACCGTGCCGAGGGCCTGGGCTGCAACCATACAGAGTAGCTGGTACAGGGCACCACTGTTTTGTATCTGAAAACAAAGGATTACAACCGTTAGTCACCATCatagtgtcaagtcggcagattcaataacgagtcgttgttgatacaaagaaactattttattgatactgatacttgaggctaagccagcattgaaagactaaagagtaTATCatgatacattgcatataagggatacttcagaggaattcctaagggaggggggattatgcagggaacattcacacattgatgttaccaattcgttctcaggcttgcatggccttgatcgtctTGGGCTCTTGACTCCCTCCTGagagccaagcctgagaaggcacagataagactttcacatctttccatttcaaagcaaagttaCCCactacaggaaaggagggggtagggaaggtttgagctagcagcatttggttctactttggttctacccagaatgctctttgactgagccagagtttacagacagacttgacacataGAGCTGAAGGCAAATATGAGACTGCATTCCTATTCCGGGGCTTTTCAAGGGTTGGTATAAAATAGCCACAAGCCATTCTGCTCATCTGCATATACTTACCAAAACGAAAAATCCAGAATTCTTGAGAAACACCTTTAATGTCAATGTATCCACCATAGATGTACATACTGCCCCGGTAGACGACCGCACTATGGCCCTTACGGTTAGTAGGAGCTGTTTCCTGGAAAGATAATTGAAGTGCAACACTTATTAACAGTTGCTGCTACAAAAGCAGTCACACTTTATCAGACAGTTCATTATCATCATCAGTAACATTGTTCTGCTAGTTGCAACCATGTACAGGAGTAAGGAATAGGGGTT includes these proteins:
- the LOC132589964 gene encoding uncharacterized protein LOC132589964 isoform X4, with product MVEYQGILYIFGGMVDSAFTQKKNPFWLYDTDSAKWLQCQLTAVEGEETAPTNRKGHSAVVYRGSMYIYGGYIDIKGVSQEFWIFRFDTKQWCPVPATLYGCSPGPRHGHAAVVYSSGMYLFGGLMGLSEQNDFWKWDFIAANWCSIRRSQGPPKVVGHSALIFQDSMIVFGGGISNMKPNGTLWKYHFPSEMWEKKVGPKDGNPSCKAYHCLLGLGYGFQEMADASCVSLNCCSHRKEKRCSKLRAISKQHSCLCEYFQPGPAYRAFNNDDGNEIEMSVLHQPSKQPGFCSLQTISNAELSANQPAGLLSKKEKISYLDLSTEQDQVTPAAPEKEAGFNCLNSDRVDIGELSAVLFVVGGKPFSSSSAISFWQMELDTI
- the LOC132589964 gene encoding leucine-zipper-like transcriptional regulator 1 isoform X1 — protein: MKRKTAEYSWKPVLQTKVFPCDRFKHACCICRGFLYVYGGRHTTTLSDFWRYRIGSNEWERLDSSENGPEELEDHTMVEYQGILYIFGGMVDSAFTQKKNPFWLYDTDSAKWLQCQLTAVEGEETAPTNRKGHSAVVYRGSMYIYGGYIDIKGVSQEFWIFRFDTKQWCPVPATLYGCSPGPRHGHAAVVYSSGMYLFGGLMGLSEQNDFWKWDFIAANWCSIRRSQGPPKVVGHSALIFQDSMIVFGGGISNMKPNGTLWKYHFPSEMWEKKVGPKDGNPSCKAYHCLLGLGYGFQEMADASCVSLNCCSHRKEKRCSKLRAISKQHSCLCEYFQPGPAYRAFNNDDGNEIEMSVLHQPSKQPGFCSLQTISNAELSANQPAGLLSKKEKISYLDLSTEQDQVTPAAPEKEAGFNCLNSDRVDIGELSAVLFVVGGKPFSSSSAISFWQMELDTI
- the LOC132589964 gene encoding leucine-zipper-like transcriptional regulator 1 homolog isoform X3 produces the protein MKRKTAEYSWKPVLQTKVFPCDRFKHACCICRGFLYVYGGRHTTTLSDFWRYRIGSNEWERLDSSENGPEELEDHTMVEYQGILYIFGGMVDSAFTQKKNPFWLYDTDTKQWCPVPATLYGCSPGPRHGHAAVVYSSGMYLFGGLMGLSEQNDFWKWDFIAANWCSIRRSQGPPKVVGHSALIFQDSMIVFGGGISNMKPNGTLWKYHFPSEMWEKKVGPKDGNPSCKAYHCLLGLGYGFQEMADASCVSLNCCSHRKEKRCSKLRAISKQHSCLCEYFQPGPAYRAFNNDDGNEIEMSVLHQPSKQPGFCSLQTISNAELSANQPAGLLSKKEKISYLDLSTEQDQVTPAAPEKEAGFNCLNSDRVDIGELSAVLFVVGGKPFSSSSAISFWQMELDTI